In Amycolatopsis endophytica, the following are encoded in one genomic region:
- a CDS encoding tetratricopeptide repeat protein, producing MSAALSGAVDLSGLKARAEAQRNGPAQPSGGAPEGDRPVSGAVIDVTEATFQADVVDRSMQQLVVVDLWADWCGPCKQLSPVLERLAGQSGGAWVLAKVDVDANPRIAQVFGVQSIPTVVAIAGGQPVNAFSGALPEPEIRQWLDQLLDALKDKLPGIPPAEGEEVEEPEDPRFTEAEAAFERGDFAEADAAYQRILDTEPANELAKAAQAQVRFAARAAEADPTAVTRADASPGDLDAQFAAADYEVATGKVEDGFSRLIETVRRSAGPDRNRVREHLVSLFDLFDASDERVAAARRNLASALF from the coding sequence ATGTCCGCCGCGCTGTCCGGCGCGGTGGATCTGTCCGGGCTCAAGGCGCGGGCCGAGGCCCAGCGCAACGGTCCGGCGCAGCCCAGCGGCGGCGCGCCCGAGGGGGACCGTCCCGTGTCGGGCGCCGTCATCGACGTCACCGAGGCCACCTTCCAGGCCGATGTCGTCGACCGGTCGATGCAGCAGCTCGTCGTCGTCGACCTGTGGGCCGACTGGTGCGGGCCGTGCAAGCAGCTCAGCCCGGTGCTGGAGCGGCTGGCCGGGCAGTCGGGCGGCGCCTGGGTGCTGGCGAAGGTCGACGTCGACGCCAACCCGCGCATCGCGCAGGTCTTCGGGGTCCAGTCGATCCCGACGGTGGTCGCCATCGCCGGTGGCCAGCCGGTCAACGCCTTCTCCGGTGCCCTGCCGGAGCCGGAGATCCGCCAGTGGCTGGACCAGCTGCTGGACGCGTTGAAGGACAAGCTGCCGGGCATCCCGCCCGCCGAGGGCGAAGAGGTCGAGGAGCCCGAGGACCCGCGCTTCACCGAGGCCGAGGCCGCGTTCGAACGCGGCGATTTCGCCGAGGCGGATGCTGCTTACCAGCGGATCCTGGACACCGAACCGGCCAACGAGCTGGCCAAGGCCGCCCAGGCCCAGGTCCGTTTCGCCGCCCGAGCCGCCGAGGCCGACCCCACGGCCGTCACCCGGGCCGATGCCTCACCTGGCGACCTGGACGCCCAGTTCGCGGCCGCGGATTACGAGGTGGCGACCGGCAAGGTCGAGGACGGCTTCTCGCGCCTGATCGAGACCGTGCGCCGCAGCGCGGGCCCGGACCGCAACCGGGTTCGCGAGCACCTGGTGAGCCTCTTCGACTTGTTCGACGCCTCCGACGAGCGCGTGGCCGCCGCGCGCCGCAACCTGGCCTCAGCCCTGTTCTGA
- a CDS encoding neutral zinc metallopeptidase, with protein MLALALAACSDGKSASLSEGDVAGLPITHFESGLKPNAPTPDLDVTNVSDDEADRVAVATIADVEDYWSDALPSSFGVRFEPVKSLLSYDSEGENQENGCGDTRDNANAFYCSLDDSVAWDRGVLLPTMMDQFGPLSVVTVLAHEFGHAVQYRIADKAGITRNTPTIVKEQQADCFAGGYYRWVAEGKSKYFTVSTSDGLNSALSSLFLVRDSAGTAATDRSAHGTGFDRTYAFQIGFEQGPKECAGMTMDTIQPRLTERPFDSGDHDGDIDVDQDAIDLLKTSLDQAFSGAGVQAPEIVDNGGTCPTGTSTPPATYCTGDNTVSIDLAALAELGQPVDQDGEFTGSSSGGHGDFAAFSEVASRYALGIQKGVGASLDNANAGLRTACLVGAWAAATNQLQGGDQLRISAGDLDEAISDLLRPDSLVAADVSGKPAASGFNRVEAMRTGYLQGSGPCSTQYG; from the coding sequence ATGCTGGCGCTCGCGCTGGCCGCGTGCAGCGACGGGAAATCCGCGTCCCTGTCGGAGGGTGACGTCGCGGGTCTGCCGATCACGCACTTCGAGAGCGGCCTGAAACCGAACGCGCCGACGCCGGACCTCGATGTGACCAACGTGAGCGACGACGAGGCCGACCGGGTCGCCGTCGCCACGATCGCCGACGTCGAGGACTACTGGTCCGACGCGCTGCCGTCGTCCTTCGGTGTGCGGTTCGAGCCGGTGAAGTCGCTGCTGTCCTACGACTCCGAGGGCGAGAACCAGGAGAACGGCTGCGGCGACACCCGCGACAACGCCAACGCCTTCTACTGCAGCCTCGACGACTCGGTCGCCTGGGATCGCGGAGTGCTGCTGCCGACGATGATGGACCAGTTCGGGCCACTGTCGGTGGTCACCGTGCTGGCGCACGAGTTCGGGCACGCGGTGCAGTACCGGATCGCCGACAAGGCGGGCATCACCCGCAACACCCCCACGATCGTCAAGGAGCAGCAGGCCGACTGCTTCGCGGGCGGCTACTACCGCTGGGTCGCCGAGGGCAAGAGCAAGTACTTCACGGTGTCCACGTCCGACGGTCTGAACTCGGCGCTGTCGTCGCTGTTCCTGGTGCGCGACAGCGCGGGCACGGCGGCGACCGACCGGTCCGCGCACGGCACCGGCTTCGACCGCACCTACGCCTTCCAGATCGGCTTCGAACAGGGCCCGAAGGAGTGCGCCGGGATGACGATGGACACCATCCAGCCCCGCCTCACCGAGCGCCCGTTCGACTCCGGTGACCACGACGGCGACATCGACGTCGACCAGGACGCGATCGACCTGCTGAAAACGAGCCTCGATCAGGCATTCTCCGGCGCCGGGGTGCAGGCACCGGAAATCGTGGACAACGGCGGCACCTGCCCGACCGGGACGTCCACCCCGCCCGCGACCTACTGCACCGGCGACAACACGGTCAGCATCGACCTGGCGGCACTCGCCGAACTGGGACAGCCGGTCGACCAGGATGGCGAGTTCACCGGCTCCAGCAGCGGCGGGCACGGCGACTTCGCGGCGTTCTCCGAAGTCGCGTCCCGGTACGCGCTGGGCATTCAGAAGGGCGTCGGGGCGTCGCTGGACAACGCGAATGCCGGGTTGCGGACGGCGTGTCTGGTGGGGGCTTGGGCCGCGGCCACCAATCAGTTGCAGGGCGGGGACCAGTTGCGGATCTCGGCTGGGGACCTGGATGAGGCGATTTCGGATCTGCTGCGGCCGGATTCGCTCGTGGCGGCTGATGTGAGCGGGAAGCCTGCGGCCAGTGGGTTCAACCGGGTGGAGGCCATGCGGACCGGGTATCTGCAGGGGTCCGGGCCCTGCTCGACGCAGTACGGGTGA
- the glgP gene encoding alpha-glucan family phosphorylase codes for MRAIRRFTVRASLPEPLAGLRALATNLRWTWHPPTRDLFASMDDELFRRVRDPLRMLTAVSPARLEELAADEDFLARARGMTEDLDRYLTERRWYQQHPEGDRAPSAIAYFSMEFGVHEALPNYSGGLGVLAGDHLKAASDLGVPLIGVGPLYRSGYFRQALSLDGWQVEHYPVIEPSALPLDLLTDADSEPVLVHVAMPGGRDLYAQVWQAQVGRVPLLLLDTDIDANDEDLRRVTDRLYGGDADHRIRQEILAGIGGMRAVRRYCELTGHPQPEVFHTNEGHAGFLGLERAREIIGEHGLAFDEALSAVRAGTVFTTHTPVPAGIDRFPVDLVRHYFGDGRLLPGLELQRILALGAEDNPGMFNMAHMGLRLAQRSNGVSALHGRVSRRMFGRLWPGFDDAEVPISSVTNGVHGPTWVARELTALLGGKHKAWGHDGKLPSEMGVSDEELWALRRDLRQKLVLEVRRRVRNAWLQRGASALELGWINQVFDPDVLTVGFARRVPTYKRLTLMLRDPERLRALLLDEERPMQVVVAGKSHPADEGGKALIQQVVKFTDDPAIRRRMVFLPDYDMSMARYLYRGCDVWLNNPTRPLEACGTSGMKSALNGGLNLSIKDGWWDECYDGSNGWAIPTADGVTDPLRRDELESAALYDLLGQQVAPLFYERDDAGVPRGWMSMVWHTLDVLGPRVQASRMVREYVETAYHPAAVTSAETAADGYSGARALAGYRRRLDTLWRQVRVLDTELTVEPPELLVVGDEVRVRAKVDLAGLEPSEVDVQTVVGRVGDTDELAEPIVVSMSPSREGEYTASLRLPRAGSLGYTVRILPRHDLLATPAELGKVVLA; via the coding sequence ATGAGAGCAATCCGCCGGTTCACCGTCCGCGCGAGCCTGCCCGAGCCGCTGGCCGGGTTGCGCGCGCTGGCCACCAACCTGCGCTGGACGTGGCATCCGCCGACCCGCGACCTGTTCGCGTCGATGGACGACGAGCTGTTCCGGCGGGTACGGGACCCGCTCCGCATGCTCACCGCGGTGTCGCCGGCGCGGCTGGAGGAGCTGGCCGCGGACGAGGACTTCCTGGCCCGCGCGCGCGGCATGACCGAGGACCTCGACCGGTACCTGACCGAGCGCCGCTGGTACCAGCAGCACCCGGAGGGCGACCGCGCGCCGTCGGCGATCGCGTACTTCTCGATGGAGTTCGGTGTGCACGAGGCGCTGCCGAACTACTCGGGCGGGCTCGGGGTGCTCGCCGGTGACCACCTCAAGGCCGCCTCCGATCTGGGCGTGCCGCTGATCGGTGTCGGGCCGCTGTACCGGTCCGGCTACTTCCGGCAGGCGCTGTCGCTGGATGGCTGGCAGGTCGAGCACTACCCGGTGATCGAGCCGAGCGCGCTGCCGCTGGACCTGCTCACCGACGCCGACTCCGAGCCGGTGCTGGTGCACGTCGCGATGCCGGGCGGCCGCGACCTGTACGCGCAGGTGTGGCAGGCGCAGGTGGGCCGGGTGCCGTTGCTGCTGCTCGACACCGACATCGACGCCAACGACGAGGACCTGCGCCGCGTCACCGACCGGCTCTACGGCGGCGACGCCGACCACCGGATCCGGCAGGAGATCCTGGCCGGCATCGGCGGTATGCGCGCGGTGCGGCGTTACTGCGAGCTGACCGGGCATCCGCAGCCGGAGGTGTTCCACACCAACGAGGGGCACGCCGGGTTCCTCGGGCTGGAGCGGGCGCGCGAGATCATCGGCGAGCACGGTCTGGCCTTCGACGAGGCGTTGTCCGCGGTGCGGGCGGGCACCGTGTTCACCACGCACACCCCGGTCCCGGCGGGCATCGACCGCTTCCCGGTGGACCTGGTGCGGCACTACTTCGGCGACGGCCGCCTGCTGCCCGGCCTGGAGCTGCAGCGCATCCTCGCGCTGGGCGCCGAGGACAACCCGGGCATGTTCAACATGGCGCACATGGGCCTGCGGCTGGCGCAGCGGTCCAACGGCGTGTCCGCGCTGCACGGCCGGGTGTCGCGGCGCATGTTCGGGCGGCTGTGGCCCGGGTTCGACGACGCGGAGGTGCCGATCTCGTCGGTCACCAACGGCGTGCACGGGCCGACGTGGGTGGCGCGGGAGCTGACCGCGCTGCTGGGCGGCAAGCACAAGGCGTGGGGTCACGACGGGAAGCTGCCCAGTGAGATGGGTGTGTCCGACGAGGAGCTGTGGGCGCTGCGCCGTGACCTGCGGCAAAAGCTCGTGCTGGAGGTGCGGCGGCGGGTCCGCAACGCGTGGTTGCAGCGCGGCGCGTCCGCTCTGGAGCTGGGCTGGATCAACCAGGTCTTCGATCCCGACGTGCTGACCGTCGGGTTCGCCCGCCGCGTGCCGACGTACAAGCGGCTGACGCTGATGCTGCGTGACCCGGAACGGCTGCGGGCGCTGCTGCTGGACGAGGAACGGCCGATGCAGGTCGTCGTCGCGGGCAAGTCGCATCCCGCCGACGAGGGCGGTAAGGCGCTGATCCAGCAGGTCGTGAAGTTCACCGATGATCCGGCGATCCGGCGGCGCATGGTGTTCCTGCCGGACTACGACATGTCGATGGCCCGTTACCTCTACCGCGGTTGTGACGTGTGGCTGAACAACCCGACGCGGCCCCTGGAGGCGTGCGGGACGTCGGGCATGAAGTCGGCGCTCAACGGCGGTCTCAACCTGTCCATCAAGGACGGTTGGTGGGACGAGTGCTACGACGGCAGCAACGGGTGGGCCATCCCGACCGCGGACGGCGTCACCGACCCGCTGCGCCGCGACGAGCTGGAGTCCGCCGCGTTGTACGACCTGCTGGGGCAGCAGGTCGCGCCGCTGTTCTACGAGCGGGACGACGCCGGTGTGCCGCGCGGATGGATGTCGATGGTGTGGCACACGCTCGACGTGCTGGGGCCGCGGGTGCAGGCGTCGCGGATGGTGCGCGAGTACGTGGAGACGGCTTATCATCCGGCGGCGGTGACCAGCGCCGAGACGGCCGCCGACGGCTATTCGGGCGCCAGGGCGCTGGCCGGGTACCGGCGGCGGCTCGACACGCTGTGGCGTCAGGTCCGGGTGCTGGACACCGAGCTGACGGTGGAGCCGCCGGAGCTGCTCGTGGTCGGCGACGAGGTCCGGGTCCGCGCGAAGGTCGACCTTGCCGGGCTCGAACCGTCCGAAGTGGACGTGCAGACGGTGGTCGGCCGGGTGGGCGACACGGACGAGCTGGCGGAGCCGATCGTGGTGTCGATGTCACCCTCGCGGGAGGGCGAGTACACGGCCTCGCTGCGGCTGCCGCGCGCCGGTTCGCTCGGGTACACCGTGCGGATCCTGCCGCGCCACGATCTGCTCGCGACCCCGGCCGAACTGGGCAAGGTCGTGCTCGCCTGA
- a CDS encoding rhodanese-like domain-containing protein: MGIDEMLAAARSSLERAEPADAWRLQAEGALIVDIRPIANRTAEGEIPGSVPVERIHLEWRLDPSSDHRLPQVHPDLPVVVVCNEGYASSLAAADLRRLGLARATDLVGGFRAWRGAGLPVRPGGTPAVP, encoded by the coding sequence ATGGGGATCGACGAGATGCTGGCGGCCGCCCGTTCCTCCCTGGAGCGGGCGGAACCCGCCGACGCGTGGCGGTTGCAGGCCGAGGGCGCGCTGATCGTGGACATCCGGCCGATCGCGAACAGGACCGCCGAGGGCGAGATCCCCGGCTCGGTGCCGGTCGAGCGGATCCACCTGGAATGGCGCCTCGACCCGTCGAGCGACCACCGCCTGCCGCAGGTGCACCCGGACCTGCCGGTCGTGGTGGTGTGCAACGAGGGCTACGCCTCCAGCCTGGCGGCCGCCGACCTGCGACGGCTGGGTCTCGCCCGTGCGACGGATCTGGTCGGCGGCTTCCGCGCGTGGCGTGGCGCCGGACTGCCCGTGCGCCCCGGCGGCACACCCGCCGTCCCCTAG
- a CDS encoding cysteine dioxygenase: MTSVLPSSEIHPRLAESALGELLHPERLLWTPTQLAGLTRTVALEFGDSIGEFLHFDTDQRWWARLALTDGIELWVLTWLDGQHTAPHDHGGAAGSFTVLRGELDEEYRYPGGPVRQRRHATGDGIGFGAGRAHQVTGAAAGGSASIHAYSPPLVPTREYSSLADVPAEIPPLPGILR; the protein is encoded by the coding sequence GTGACCTCTGTCCTGCCTTCGTCCGAGATCCACCCGCGCCTGGCCGAGTCCGCGCTCGGTGAGCTGCTGCACCCGGAGCGGCTGCTGTGGACCCCGACCCAGCTCGCCGGCCTGACCCGCACGGTCGCGCTGGAGTTCGGCGACTCCATCGGCGAGTTCCTGCACTTCGACACCGACCAGCGGTGGTGGGCCCGGCTCGCCCTCACCGACGGGATCGAGCTGTGGGTGCTGACCTGGCTGGACGGGCAGCACACCGCGCCGCACGACCACGGCGGCGCGGCCGGTTCGTTCACCGTGCTGCGGGGCGAACTGGACGAGGAGTACCGCTACCCCGGCGGCCCGGTCCGGCAGCGCAGGCACGCGACCGGGGACGGAATCGGATTCGGTGCCGGGCGGGCCCACCAGGTGACCGGCGCCGCGGCCGGGGGTTCGGCGAGCATCCACGCCTACTCACCGCCGCTGGTGCCGACCCGCGAGTACAGCAGTCTGGCCGACGTCCCCGCCGAGATCCCGCCACTGCCTGGCATCCTGCGGTGA
- a CDS encoding ABC transporter ATP-binding protein translates to MAGVGVRRGTNDLLAGLDWSVELDERWVVLGPNGAGKTTLLRLAAAELHPTTGSLHLLGEQIGKTNIFDLRPRIGFTSAAIASRVPGDEKVSDVVVSAGYAVIGRWREQYDSLDTGRAGELLAAMGIGHLADRLYGTLSEGERKRTLIARALMTDPELLLLDEPAAGLDLGGREDLVARLSALALDPDAPAMVLVTHHVEEIPPGFTHALLLRDGRAVVAGLVEDVLTAENLSKTFDQDLLLERSGDRYFARRR, encoded by the coding sequence ATGGCCGGGGTGGGGGTCCGCCGCGGCACGAACGACCTGCTGGCCGGCCTCGACTGGTCCGTGGAGCTGGACGAACGCTGGGTGGTGCTCGGCCCCAACGGCGCGGGCAAGACCACGCTGCTCCGGCTGGCCGCCGCCGAGCTGCACCCCACCACCGGGTCGCTGCACCTGCTCGGCGAGCAGATCGGCAAGACCAACATCTTCGACCTGCGCCCCCGCATCGGGTTCACCTCCGCCGCGATCGCCTCGCGCGTCCCCGGCGACGAGAAGGTCAGCGACGTCGTGGTCAGCGCCGGGTACGCGGTGATCGGCCGCTGGCGCGAGCAGTACGACTCGCTCGATACCGGCCGCGCCGGGGAACTCCTGGCCGCGATGGGCATCGGGCACCTGGCCGACCGCCTCTACGGCACGCTGTCCGAAGGTGAGCGCAAGCGCACGCTGATCGCCCGCGCCCTGATGACCGACCCCGAGCTGCTGCTGCTCGACGAGCCCGCCGCCGGTCTCGACCTCGGCGGCCGCGAGGACCTGGTGGCCCGGCTGTCCGCGCTGGCGCTGGACCCGGACGCCCCGGCCATGGTCCTCGTCACACACCACGTCGAGGAGATCCCGCCCGGCTTCACCCACGCGCTGCTGCTGCGCGACGGGCGCGCCGTGGTCGCGGGCCTGGTCGAGGACGTCCTGACCGCGGAGAACCTGTCCAAGACGTTCGACCAGGACCTGCTCCTCGAACGCTCGGGTGACCGCTACTTCGCGCGTCGCCGGTAA
- a CDS encoding enoyl-CoA hydratase/isomerase family protein, producing MGEFVRLEVDGGIGTIRLERPPVNAINGQVTAELAVAAQEATERAEVRAVILYGGEKTFCGGADVKEMVTRSYVDMRSFGAKLQATVAAVAAIPKPVVAAITGYALGGGLELAMGADYRIAGDNVKVGQPEILLGIIPGAGGTQRLARLIGPSKAKDLVFTGRFAKADEALSLGLVDQLVAPDDVYSAARKWAGQFANGPAVALAQAKAAIDGGLDMDLASGLKLETQLFTALWATEDQTAGMTSFVENGPGKATFEGK from the coding sequence GTGGGCGAGTTCGTACGGCTCGAGGTGGACGGCGGGATCGGCACGATCCGGCTGGAGCGGCCCCCGGTCAACGCGATCAACGGCCAGGTCACGGCCGAGCTGGCGGTGGCCGCGCAGGAGGCCACCGAGCGGGCCGAGGTGCGCGCCGTGATCCTCTACGGCGGTGAGAAGACCTTCTGCGGTGGCGCCGACGTCAAGGAGATGGTCACCCGCTCCTACGTCGACATGCGGTCCTTCGGCGCGAAGCTGCAGGCCACGGTCGCCGCGGTCGCCGCGATCCCGAAGCCGGTCGTCGCCGCGATCACCGGGTACGCGCTGGGCGGCGGGCTGGAACTGGCGATGGGCGCGGACTACCGCATCGCCGGGGACAACGTGAAGGTCGGCCAGCCGGAGATCCTGCTCGGCATCATCCCCGGCGCGGGCGGCACGCAGCGGCTCGCGCGCCTGATCGGCCCGAGCAAGGCCAAGGACCTGGTGTTCACCGGCCGGTTCGCCAAGGCCGATGAGGCGCTGTCGCTGGGCCTGGTCGACCAGCTGGTCGCCCCGGACGACGTCTACTCGGCCGCGCGGAAGTGGGCGGGGCAGTTCGCCAACGGTCCCGCCGTCGCGCTCGCGCAGGCCAAGGCCGCGATCGACGGCGGACTCGACATGGACCTGGCCAGCGGTCTCAAGCTGGAGACCCAGCTGTTCACGGCCCTGTGGGCGACCGAGGACCAGACCGCCGGCATGACCTCTTTCGTGGAGAACGGCCCCGGCAAGGCCACCTTCGAAGGGAAGTGA
- a CDS encoding class I SAM-dependent methyltransferase, which yields MTDPAPHPHATEEEVQAAYSDPKLANILYHDWEAGTYDEKWSISYDERCISYATDVFNAVAGEDGQPYPTAMELGSGTGFFLLNLMQGGVIKKGSVTDLSPGMVQVALRNAENLGLDVDGRVADAERIPYPDDSFDLVVGHAVLHHIPDVPGALREVLRVLKPGGRFVFAGEPTRIGNFYARKLGQLTWWLTTNVTKVPALNGWRRPQEELDESSRAAALEAVVDIHTFDPSELERMALGAGAVDVRAVTEEFSAALAGWPIRTFEAAVPQEKLTVRWRMFAYHLWLRLSALDKKVLAKVLPRELFYNVMITGTKP from the coding sequence GTGACCGACCCCGCTCCGCACCCGCACGCGACCGAGGAAGAGGTCCAGGCGGCGTACTCGGACCCGAAGCTGGCCAACATCCTCTACCACGACTGGGAGGCAGGCACCTACGACGAGAAGTGGTCGATCTCCTACGACGAGCGCTGCATCTCCTACGCCACCGACGTGTTCAACGCGGTCGCGGGTGAGGACGGCCAGCCCTACCCGACCGCGATGGAACTGGGCAGCGGCACCGGCTTCTTCCTGCTCAACCTGATGCAGGGCGGGGTCATCAAGAAGGGTTCGGTCACCGACCTCTCGCCGGGCATGGTGCAGGTCGCGCTGCGCAACGCGGAGAACCTGGGCCTGGACGTGGACGGCCGCGTCGCCGACGCCGAGCGCATCCCGTACCCGGACGACAGCTTCGACCTGGTGGTCGGGCACGCGGTGCTGCACCACATCCCGGACGTGCCGGGTGCGCTGCGCGAGGTGCTGCGGGTGCTCAAGCCGGGCGGCCGGTTCGTCTTCGCCGGTGAGCCCACCAGGATCGGCAACTTCTACGCCCGCAAGCTGGGCCAGCTGACCTGGTGGCTGACCACGAACGTCACGAAGGTCCCGGCGCTGAACGGCTGGCGGCGTCCGCAGGAGGAGCTGGACGAGTCCTCCCGCGCGGCGGCGCTGGAGGCCGTGGTCGACATCCACACGTTCGACCCGTCCGAGCTGGAGCGCATGGCGCTGGGCGCCGGTGCGGTCGACGTCCGCGCGGTCACCGAGGAGTTCTCGGCGGCGCTGGCGGGCTGGCCGATCCGCACGTTCGAAGCGGCCGTCCCGCAGGAGAAGCTGACCGTGCGGTGGCGGATGTTCGCCTACCACCTGTGGCTGCGGCTGTCCGCGCTGGACAAGAAGGTGCTGGCCAAGGTGCTTCCCCGCGAGCTCTTCTACAACGTCATGATCACCGGCACCAAGCCGTAG
- a CDS encoding THUMP-like domain-containing protein: MPYTFTLDDVAFLRSEEGARALDQVAELPLTDRIADVAAVRKLVGEKFAAVLETVLLRRKGKLDPTWLYTGDALQQASVPPVARHRAARLAGRDVHDVTCSIGADLAELARVARRCLGSDLDPVRLAMARHNCPSIPLVQADALAPVTSGAVVVADPARRDSAGRRTWRPADFGPPLDELAEVCTGRDLAVKCAPGLDPAAVPWAAEIELVSLDGQVREACLWSAGLATASRRASVLRSDGTQWTLTDRDPSDAGAAAPGEWIVDPDGAVVRAGLVKHYAARHGLWQLDERIAYLTGDEPPPGVRAFRVIEHGHYQEKSLRSLLRARGVGRLEILVRGLDVDPDALRKRLKLTGADEASVVLTRIGRTPHFFLCRAERVPG, from the coding sequence ATGCCCTACACGTTCACCCTCGACGACGTCGCCTTCCTCCGCTCGGAGGAAGGCGCGCGTGCGCTGGACCAGGTTGCCGAGCTGCCGCTGACCGACCGGATCGCGGACGTGGCGGCCGTGCGCAAGCTGGTGGGCGAGAAGTTCGCGGCCGTGCTGGAGACGGTGCTGCTGCGGCGCAAGGGCAAGCTCGACCCCACGTGGCTCTACACCGGCGACGCGCTCCAGCAGGCCAGCGTGCCGCCCGTCGCCCGGCACCGCGCGGCGCGGCTGGCCGGGCGGGACGTGCACGACGTGACCTGCTCGATCGGCGCGGACCTGGCCGAGCTGGCCCGGGTCGCCCGCCGTTGTCTCGGCTCGGACCTCGACCCGGTGCGGCTGGCGATGGCCCGGCACAACTGCCCGTCAATACCGCTGGTCCAGGCCGACGCGCTCGCGCCGGTCACCTCCGGCGCCGTCGTCGTGGCCGACCCGGCCCGCCGTGACTCGGCGGGCCGCCGCACCTGGCGGCCGGCCGACTTCGGCCCGCCGCTGGACGAGCTCGCCGAGGTCTGCACCGGGCGCGACCTGGCGGTGAAGTGCGCCCCCGGCCTCGACCCGGCCGCGGTTCCGTGGGCGGCGGAGATCGAGCTGGTCTCGCTCGACGGGCAGGTCCGGGAGGCGTGCCTGTGGAGCGCGGGACTGGCCACCGCTTCGCGGCGGGCGAGCGTGCTGCGGTCGGACGGTACACAGTGGACGCTCACCGACCGGGACCCGTCGGACGCCGGGGCCGCCGCGCCGGGTGAGTGGATCGTCGATCCGGACGGGGCGGTCGTGCGGGCGGGCCTGGTCAAGCACTACGCCGCCCGGCACGGGCTGTGGCAGCTCGACGAGCGCATCGCCTACCTCACCGGCGACGAGCCGCCGCCGGGCGTGCGCGCGTTCCGGGTCATCGAGCACGGTCACTACCAGGAGAAATCCCTGCGGAGCCTGCTACGGGCGCGCGGCGTGGGACGGCTGGAGATCCTCGTGCGTGGCCTGGACGTCGACCCGGACGCGCTGCGCAAACGGCTCAAGCTCACCGGCGCGGACGAGGCGAGCGTGGTGCTCACGCGCATCGGCCGGACTCCGCACTTCTTCCTCTGTCGCGCGGAGCGGGTTCCGGGGTAA
- a CDS encoding HAD family acid phosphatase, with translation MSGLVKLAAAAAIGATVAGGTTALATSGGSHEPDNLGQVKLDIQEYYGDQVDEDGNHHESDHSRWAADVRRQVEGAQRYLAIRLQQGVRNPAIVLDIDDTSEVTYGWEADNDFGFDPVKQEQAINDGTFPAIKPTLALANWAAQHGVDVYFLTGRAEHQGPASLKNLANEGYPAPADAFFKPETTAPDYLSCGLTCTTVQYKSGTRAHIEAEGATVVLNLGDQYSDLEGGHAERAVKLPNPMYYLP, from the coding sequence ATGTCCGGTTTGGTCAAATTGGCCGCCGCGGCGGCGATCGGTGCGACGGTCGCCGGTGGCACCACGGCGCTCGCGACCTCCGGCGGCAGCCACGAACCGGACAACCTCGGCCAGGTCAAGCTGGACATCCAGGAGTACTACGGCGACCAGGTCGACGAGGACGGCAACCACCACGAGTCCGACCACAGCCGCTGGGCCGCCGATGTCCGCAGGCAGGTCGAGGGCGCCCAGCGCTACCTGGCGATCCGCCTCCAGCAGGGCGTGCGCAACCCGGCGATCGTGCTCGACATCGACGACACCTCCGAGGTCACCTACGGCTGGGAGGCCGACAACGACTTCGGCTTCGACCCGGTGAAGCAGGAGCAGGCCATCAACGACGGCACGTTCCCGGCGATCAAGCCGACACTCGCGCTCGCGAACTGGGCCGCGCAGCACGGCGTCGACGTCTACTTCCTGACCGGGCGCGCGGAACACCAGGGCCCGGCGTCACTGAAGAACCTCGCCAACGAGGGCTACCCGGCACCGGCCGACGCGTTCTTCAAACCCGAAACCACCGCGCCGGACTACCTGTCCTGCGGTCTGACCTGCACCACCGTGCAGTACAAATCCGGCACGCGCGCCCACATCGAGGCTGAAGGCGCCACCGTGGTGCTCAACCTCGGCGACCAGTACAGCGACCTCGAAGGCGGCCACGCCGAGCGCGCCGTCAAACTGCCGAACCCGATGTACTACCTGCCCTGA